The genomic DNA TCCTGCGCCCCCGCGGCGTCCATCTCCTCGCGAACGATGCGCTCTATCTTGCGCACCACCCGCGCTCCCAGGGGAAGCAGCTCATATATCCCCGATGCCACCCGGCGCAGGAAGCCGGCGCGCACCAGTAGGCGGTGGCTGGCGACCTCCGCGTCAGCGGGGCTCTCCTTCAGTGTCGGTATGAAGAGCCTGGTCTGCCTCATGACCCTTCCTTCTCTCCTTGCTCCGATGCCATTTTCTCCACTTCCTCCAGGAGCACCTTCAGGATGTCCCCTTTCGGGTACCATCCCGCCGGCCGTCCGGCGCGGAAGAGCAGGCCGCGGTTCCTGCCCCCTGCCACCCCCAGGTCGGCCTCGCGTGCTTCGCCCGGCCCGTTTACCGCGCAGCCCATAACCGCGATACGCAGCGGCGCCTTGACGTGGGCCAGCCGCTGTTCCAGTTCGGTGGCGATGGCCGCCACGTCGATACGCGAGCGGGCACAGGTCGGGCAGGCCACGATGTCCGGGCCGCGGTGCGTCAGCTCCAGCGACTTAAGTATGGCCAGCCCCGCTCGCACCTCCTCCACCGGGTCGCCAGCAAGGGAGACACGGATGGTGTCGCCGATACCCTCGGCCAGCAGGGCCCCGATGCCCACCGCCGAGCGGATGGTGCCGCTCCACTGCGGTCCCGCCTCGCTCACCCCCACGTGCAGGGGGTAGTCCACCGCTTCGGAGAGGAGGCGGTATGCCTCTATGGTCAGGGGCACCGAGGAGGCCTTTACGGAGACCTTTATATCATAGAAATCGTGTCTTTCCAGGACCCTTATCTCCTCTAGGGCGCTCTCGACCATGGCTTCCGCCGTGGGATGGCCATGGCGCTCAAGGATGTCGCGGCGCAGCGAGCCGGCGTTCACCCCCACCCGTATGGGCACGCCGCGCTTCTTGGCCGCCTCCGCCACCTCCCCCACCTTTTCCTCCCCCCCGATGTTGCCGGGATTGATGCGCAAGCCGGCCACCCCCGCCTCCAGGGCCACCAGGGCCAGGGAATGGTCGAAGTGTATGTCGGCCACCACCGGCAGCGGGGAACCGGCGACGATGGTGGAGAGGGCGCGCAGGGTGCGCTGCAGCATGTGGTCCTTCTTGAGGTTGGGAACGGCCACCCGCGCTATCTGGCAGCCGGCCTCGGCCATGTGGTGGATCTGCTCCAGGGTGGCGGCGGCGTCCTCGGTCGAAGTGTTGGTCATGGACTGCACGCTCACCGGCGCGCCGCCCCCGATGGGGACGTCCCCGATGGTCACGCGGCGGGTCAACTTACGTACCGTCATGGTATGGGGTTGAATAAGTTCATGATGTCCAGGCGCAGGGTGAGCAGGAACAGGATGCCGAAGAACGCCAGGACCGCCACTGCCACCGGGTAGAGCTTGCGCATGTCAACTTCCCTGCCGGTTATCCTCTCATACAGCAGCACCGCCAGGTGCCCTCCGTCCAGGGGAGGCAGGGGCAGGAGATTGATGTAGGCCAGGAAGAGGCATACTATCGCCAGGAGATAGAGGAGGTAGAAGACCCCCGCGTCCAACAGTTGCCCCGCCGAGTAGGTTATGCCCACTACCGTCTGCGGCCTTTCCTGTGTGGGCGGGGACATGCCGAACAACTGCTTGAAGGTGGACGGGCTGAAGAGCTTGGAGAAGTTCCTGGCCACGTCCGCGGTCGTCTTCAGCCACCACTCCCCCGTCTTGGCGATCGCGCCGAAGAAAGAGTACTCCTCCATGTAGGGCATGGGAGAAACGCCCAGGTATCCGGTCCCATCGTCCTTCACCGCCAGCACCGCCTGGAGCTCCATCTTCTGGCCGTCCCGCTCGATGAGGAGGGTCACTTCCTCGCCGGGGTGCTCTTTGATGAACGAAGCGACCTCGTCCCAGTCCGATACCTCCTGCCCGTTCATGGCCAGGATGGTGTCACCTTCCTGCAGGCCGGCCAGGTAGGCGGGGGTCTCCTGCGTCTCGGTCTCGTCCATGTACTGTCCCACCGAGGACAGGGTCGAGGAGGCCTTTTCCTCGCTGGGATAGCCGATGAGCCAGATGGCGAAGAACATGATGAGCAGCGCCAGCAGGACGTGGACCAGGGAGCCGGAGAAGATGATCCAGAACCTCTTCAGGTAGGACACGCCTTTATAGGAGTGGGGGAAGTCCTCGGGGCTGATCTGCTCCTCGGGGTTCATTCCCAGGACCTTCACGTATCCACCCGCCAGGATCCATTTTATGCCGAACTCGGTGTCGCCCCGCCTGGTGCTCCAGATGCGCGGCCCGAACCCGATGAAGAACTCGGGACACTTCACTCCGGCCAGTCGGGAGGCAGTATAATGACCCAGCTCGTGCGTGATGACCAGGAATATCACCACTCCGAGCGCCGAAAAGAAGTAGATAAGGAACACCAGGACCCAGTGTATGACGTCTCCCATGCTATGCCTCCACCGCTGCCGCTTCAGCCTTCGACCTTGCCCATACCTCGGCCCGCTGCACATCCTCCAGGGTGCGCGCGCCCGCGGGCTCGAAGCCGTCCAGGGTTTTCTCGATGACCCTCTCGATGCCCATGAAACCTATTCTTCCCGCCAGGAACGCCCCAACCGCCACCTCGTTGGCGGCGTTGAGCACCGCCGGCGCCAGGCCGCCCTGCCTGCCAGCGCGATACGCCAGGGCAAGGCACCTGAATGTATCGGTGTCTATGGCGCCGAAGCTGAGGCTCTCCACGGAGGCCATGTCGGTGCGCTTGAAGGGCGGGCCCCACCTCTCCGGATATGAGAGGGCAAGGGCGATGGGCAACCGCATGTCCGGCACGCTGAGCTGGGCCGAGAGAGAGCCGTCGCGGAACTCCACCAGGGAGTGGACCACGCTCTGGGGGTGGGCCACCACCTTAATGCGGTCGTAGGGGACCCCGAAGAGGAAGTGGGCCTCGATGACCTCCAGCCCCTTGTTCATCAGCGTCGCCGAATCGATGGTTATCTTCCTCCCCATGCTCCAGGTCGGATGGGCCAGGGCGTCGTCCACGCTCACTTGCGCCAGTTCCCTGCGGCTGCGCCCGAAGAAAGGGCCGCCGGAGGCGGTGAGGACGATGTTCTCCACCTCGGAGATGTTTTCGCCGCGCAGGCAGTGAAAGACGGCGCCGTGCTCTGAATCGACGGGAATCAACTCCCCGCCCGCCTGCAACGCCTCCAGCACCAGGTCTCCCCCCGCCACCATGCTCTCCTTGTTGGCCAGGGCCAGCCGCTTCCCCGCGCCCAGGGCCGCCAAGGTCGGGGGCAGCCCGGCCGACCCAACGATGCCGTTGAGGACAGTGTCGGCCAGGGGGTACGCTGCCGCCTCCAGCAGGCTCTCCGCGCCAGCGGCCACCTCGATGGCCGTGCCCGCCAGGCGCTCCCTCAGCCGCGCTGCCGCCTCCTCCAGCACTACGCATACCAGGGCGGGCCGGTACTTGCGGGCCTGCTCCTCCAGGAGTTCGACGTTGGAATGGGCGGTCATGGCCACCACCCGTAAGCGGTCGGGATGGGCGTCAACCACTTCCAGGGCCTGGGTGCCTATTGATCCCGTCGAGCCCAGGATGGCCAGGCCGCGTGTCTCTATCTTCTTGCTCATAAGGACATTATACGGGTTGTGGCTCCGCTAGGCGCTAAGGGTGCTCAGGGGATTAATCACATCCTTTGCTTGGTAGATAGTTCACGACCGTTGCAGCACGTTATACCCGCCCGAATCGATATGGCCATGTATGACAAGGAGGGTCAGCCATGACAAAGCCCGTTTACTGCGTGCGCAAGCGTTCCGACCTCACAGACGAGGAGTTCCACGACTACTGGCTCAACCAGCACGGGCCGCTGGTTGTCAGGCTGGCACCCGTGATGCAGCTCAAACGCTACGTGCAGAGCCACACCATGACCCTGGATCTGCACGAGATCGTCAAGGCGACGCGCGCACTGAAGGACCACTACGACGGCCTGGCCGAGCTGTGGCGGGAGGACATCGACACTTTCATCGGCGCCTATAGCAGCCCGGAGGGCATGGATGCCGACGCCGCACTGCGCGAGGACGAGGCCAAGTTCATCGATTTTTCCGACTGGTTCCCCTGCCCCGCCGGAAACGGCAGCCGGGCCTTGCGGGCCTGGATCTCCCCCAGGCGGCCGCGGCCGCACGCTCAATTTCAATACAAAAAGAGTCCGGAAGAGCCCCCCTAGTATATATTCATAACTTCCCCTTCTCCTGCCGTCGCAGGTAAAGGGTGAAAAGGTGAACCGCCCCGCGCTCCCGGTAATACCTTCTCTTTATCCTCAGCACGCCGAGGCGGGTGAGCACGGTGCGCTCCCGCACCCCCAGGTGGCGCAGGCTTTCTGCTCTCGACTTCATGAGCTCTGCATCCACGTGTTCCAGTATCCCCCGCAGGACCTTTCTGCCCACCTCGAACAGCTCTTTTATCAGCCCGTCCTCCAGATCGTTGAAATCATCGTTCTCTTCCACTAACCTTGAGATAAGCTGAGACAGATCTGACATGTGAGAGATCACTCCTTTCTCCTGTTTGTTTTGCTTCACTCAGGAATAATTGAGTGGTCTCTCCTCTTTTTCCTTCTCAGACCTGCCTACAAAAGAATTACAGCAACTTAAGTAACGGTAAGGGCTGTGCTCCGCACTATGCCAGATACGGTTTACTTCGCAGTGGCACGGTCCAGGGGTAGACCCCGATAGGGACGCTAGATCTTGAAGATGAAGTAGCGCAGGAAGTAATAGGTGACGGCGGCGGTGAAGAACATGGAGTCGAAGCGGTCCATGATGCCGCCGTGTCCGGGTATGAGCGAGGACATGTCCTTGATGCCCAGCTCCCGCTTGACCGTGGACTCGGAGAGGTCGCCCAGGGGGGCGAATACGCACACGATCGCCGCCAGCTCCATGGCCACGCCCAGGCTGAGCCAGTCGCGGTTGACGGTGAGGTAGAGCACGCAGGCCGCTATGAACACCGCTGCCGTCCCCGCGATGAAGCCCTCCCAGCTCTTGCCGGGGCTGATGCGCGGCGCCATCTTGTGCCTGCCCAGGGCCGACCCGGCCAGGTAGGCCACGGCGTCGGAGACCCATACCAGGACGATGACCGTGAAGGGCACCGTCCAGGGGATGCCCTGGTCGAGGCCCAGCATGAGCACGAAATGGGCCAGGCAGAAGCCGACCATGACCACCCCCAGCAGCGACACCGAGATGTCCGTGGTGGGGGATTCCGATCCCCGGCGGAAGATGCACCAGGCGAAGAGCACCGGTACGTAGAGGGCCAGCGCCAGGGACATGGGTGCCAGGTCCTGGGAATCGCGCAAAAAGAAGGCGATGACCGGAAATGCGCTGCCCACGGCCATGGACAGCACCATGGCCGGCTTGTAGTCGTGCTTGGAGAAGGTGGAGTAAAACTCCCACAACCCTCCGAAGGCGATGAGGGCGATGCCCACGGTGAAGGGGATCTCGCCCCACCACAACAGGATGACGATGATCAGCACCAGGACGACCGCGCTCACCACGCGTATCGCGAAACCCGCGAAACGGGAAGCCAGCGAGGACCTGTTGCCGCCGCCGGGTCCGTTCATCTCCTCCGCCGCCAAATCAGACCTCCATCAGTTCCTTCTCCTTGACCTTGAGCATGTCGTCGGTCTCGGAGATGAAGCGGTCGGTGAGCTTCTGTACCTCCTCCTGGCCGCGGTGGAGGTCGTCCTTGGTTATCTCGTGCTCCTTCTCGAAGGCCCGTAGGTCCTCGATGACGTCCCGGCGTACGTTGCGGATGGCTACTCTGCCCTCCTCCGCCTTGGCGCGCACCGACTTGGTCATCTCCTTGCGGCGCTCCTCGGTGAGCTTGGGGATGGGCAAGCGGATGACGTTGCCGTCGCTGACCGGGTTAACGCCCAGGTCCGCCTGGTGGATGGCCTTCTCCACGTCCTCGATGACGCTCTTGTCGTAGGGAGAGACCACCAGCAGGGTCGGCTCCGGGACCGCGATGGAAGCGATCTGGTTGAGCGGCGTCGGAGCCCCGTAGTAGTTCACCGACACGCGGTTCAGGAGCGAGGCGCTGGCCCTCCCGGTGCGGACCGAGGCGAAGTCGTCGCGCACGTGCTCCACCGCCTTCTTCATGCGCCTTTCCGCATCCTGGAGTAGGTCGTCTAGCACCGCTTATCCCCCTTCCCTCAAGTCCGACGCCACTATGGTTCCGATCCTCTCCCCGCAAAGCGCCCGGGTGATGTTCCCGGGAACGGTCATGTTGAAGACGATGATGGGGAGGCAGTTGTCCATGCACAGGGAGACCGCGGTGGCGTCCATCACCCGCAGCCCCTGCTGCAGGACCTCGATGTAGTCAAGTGATGTATACATGACCGCCTCCGGGTTGAGCAGGGGGTCGGAATCGAAGACGCCGTCCACCCTCGTCGCCTTGAGGATGGCCTCGGCGCCGATCTCCAGGGCGCGCAGGGCGGCGGTAGTGTCGGTCGTGAAATAGGGGTTCCCGGTGCCCGCCGCGAAGATCACGATGCGCCCCTTCTCCAGATGGCGGATGGCGCGGCGCCTGATGTACGGCTCTGCGATGGACTGCATCTCGATGGCCGACTGCACCCGCGTGAACACGCCCTTCTTCTCCAGGGCGTCCTGGAGGGCCAGGGCGTTCATCACCGTGGCCAGCATCCCCACGTAGTCCGCCGCCGCGCGGTCCATGCCCCGGGCGCTCGCGGCCATGCCACGGAAGATATTGCCTCCCCCCACCACGATGGCCGTCTGCACTCCGAGGTCGTTGACGGCGACGAGTTCGTCTGCTATGACGTTCACCGTCCCGGGGTCGATACCGAAATCGCGTCCGCCCATGAAAGCCTCGCCGCTGAGCTTTATCAGGGCCCGTTTGAAACGGGGCCGGGCTTCCCGGTGGTCCGCCATTCCTATTCCCCCTTTCAGCCCCTCGAACACGCCGCTGTCTCGCCTTAGAATTCTATTCCCCGCCCGCCGTCACCTTCCAGACCGCGCACTTACACGGTCCGTATGGCCGGCACGCCGACGTGTTCTACTCTCCGGTGGACTCTCCCACCTGGAAGCGCGCGAAACGTTTCACCACCACGTTCTCTCCCACCGCGGCTATGGTACGCTTAACGAGTTCCCCGATGGTGATATCGGGATCCTTGACGAAGGGCTGGTCTAGGAGGCAGACCTCCTCGTAGTACTTCTTCATGCGCCCCTCGACTATCTTGTCGACCACATTCTCCGGCTTGCCCTCCTTGAGGGCGCGGCTGCGGTTGATCTCCCTCTCCTCCGCCAGCACCTCCTCGGGCACTTCATCGGCGGACACGTAGAGCGGCTTGGAGGCCGCGATATGCATGGCGATATCGTGCACCATGGCCCGGAAGTCCTCGTTACGGGCGACGAAATCGGTCTCGCAGTTCACCTCCAGCAGCACCCCGATGCGGTTGTTGAGGTGGATATAGGCGTCGATTATGCCGTCGGCCGCTATGCGCCCGGCCTTCTTCTGCGCGCCCGCGAGACCCTTCTCGCGCAGGATGCGCACGGCCTTTTCCGAGTCGCCGCCGGACTCCTGCAGTGCCTGCTTGCAGTCCATTATACCGGCTCCGGTGGTCTCCCTCAGTTCTTTGACCTGTGCCGCGTTGATCTCCATCTCTCCTCCTTGATAAAAGCTATGGGGAAAGAGTCGTGGGGATCAGTCCCCCACCGGCTCCTCTATCTCTTCCTTGTCCTTGGGCTTCTCTGCCTTCTCCGCCTTCTCGGCCTTCTCTCTCTCTTTCTCGGCCGCCGCCGCTGCCTTTGCCGCCGCTTCTTCCTCCTTTAGGCGGCGAGCCTGCAGGGCGTCCCGGATCTGGAACCCTTCCAGGACCGCGTTGGCGATGATCTTGCTGATGAGGTTGGCGGCCCGGATGGCGTCGTCGTTCCCGGGGATGACGAAGTCCACCAGGTCCGGGTCGCAGTTGGTGTCGACCACGGCGATCACCGGTATCTCTAGCTTGCGGGCCTCCATGAGCGCGATGTTCTCCTTGCGGGGGTCGATGATGAAGACGGCGCTGGGGAGCCTGTCCATGTTGCGCAGCCCCTCGAGGTTGCGGCGCAGCTTGATCAGGCGGTGGCGCACCCGGCTCTCCTGTTTCTTGGGCATGTTCTCCAGCTCGCCCGACGCCTCCATCTCCTCCAGCTCCTTGAGCTTCTCGATGCGCTTGCTGATGGTCGCCCAGTTGGTGAGGGTGCCGCCGAGCCAGCGGTTGGTGACGTAGGGCATGCCGCAGCGCATGGCGTTCTCCTTGATGGCCTCCTGGGACTGCTTCTTCGTCCCCACGAAGAGCAGCGAGCCGCCATTTCCCACCGTCTCGCGGATGAAGTTGTAGGATACCTCGATGAGTGCCAGGGTCTGCTGCAGGTCGATGATGTAGATGCCGTTGCGCTCGGTGAAGATGTACTTCTCCATCTTGGGGTTCCATCTCCGGGTCTGGTGTCCGAAGTGGACCCCCGCTTCGAGCAGGTGCTTCATGGATACGACGGTCATGTCTCCTCCTTGGTTTTTCCTCCGCCCGCCTCATCCCCCCTCCCTACCCCCGTGGGGGCACCCGGGGAGAGGGTCCGCGGGCGTGTGTAATACTGGCAACAGCGCCAGTTGAATATAGTAGCACGTGAGCTTTTACGCGGGCAACCGGCTTCTCGCGCGGCGCGGTTCTCCCCGGCAGGTTGCAGGTGTGCTTAAGCTGCTTGTTGGCACGGGCCGGGATTGCCCCAAGGACCTGGGAGGGGTGATGTCTGCTGAGCCGATCTTCTGCAGGTCATCTGACCTACATTCCCCACCCTAAATCACGCTCAGAATAGCATTTTCCCTTTCAGGAATCAGCCCTTCTTCGACCCGCCGCTGCGCCGCAGCTTCGCCAGTTCGATCTCGAGAGCGACCCACCTCGAGGTGAGCTCCTTGAATTTCTGATAGGTCTTGAGCTCACGCTTCACCCGGGCCACGTCAGCCGGCTTTATGTAGTTCGTATGACCTCTCCCTGAATGGCTGTAGCTGAGCTGCCAGTATTCCTCTCCACGAGACCGCTTCTGCCTGGACAGGGAACCGGGGTGCATGCGCCCTAGCCCTGACAGGCTCTCCTTAATCCGCGTTATCTCGGCCTCGATGTGTGCTTGACTCCTGCTCATAGTTGTATCATTGTCAAGATACAACGGGTTGTCAACATTGTCATGCGAGGGAAGGGAGAGGTCTCTTGGACGACGAGGTACGCGAGCTTCTCGCGAGCATCAGCGCGAGCCAGGCGGGGCACCTGCCGGTGGTGGCGGCCTTCCTCCGGAGGATAGGGCTTGCCAGGGCCGTGAACTCGGCGGTGCCCTCACAGTGTCAAGGGCAACGTAATTTGTCCTCTTAATGGCGAAATAATTTGTCCACTTTTTGGCGAAAACATCCGGCTGGCCAGCATTTCGTATGGTCCCTGCATGCCCAGGGTCAGTAGATCAAGCGTTACGTCCAGGCTCCCACTGCCGGGGATGTTCTCCACCTCGAGCACCTCTGTTGGCGTGTTGGGGTCCGCGACTGGATATATCGCGATGCTGCATGGGCCGGAGTCGGATATGCCTTTGTTGCTCACATGGAAGGTCACGGTGAGCGTGGAGCCCTCCGGGGGCTCGCCGTCCGAGAGTTCCACCCCGTCAATGCGGGGGCGGGGGCGGGCGGCTGTGAGCAGCAGGGCCGTCGCGGCCAGGTCTCCTGCGATGGAGCCGTCCTCGAGCTGGCGGCTGTATAGCCACGAGAGGGCAGCCGCCGTATCTGCAACCTCCTCCGAACACCATGTGAGAGTCTCCAGGGCAAGGGCCGTCTCATAGGGGGTAGAGTCCTGCTCTCCGAAGCCTCCATCCTCGTTCTGGTAGGTGGCTAGCTTGAGGGCCGCTTCGCCGCGCGCCGCCTCCAAGACATCGTCTATATCCATATCGCTGGCCGGAACCACCTGGTTTCGTAAGGATAGAGCCCTTAGGGCAAGGGCAGTGGCTGGAAGATCCGCGATACCTTACCGCCCCGATGAGAATCCGCCGTCCTCGAGCTGGGAGGAAATGAGATACGTTATGGCTGCTTCCGCCTTATCCATCTCCTGCAGGGAGAGGAGGGCCGGATATGAGATAGCTGTGTCCAGGGGATTGCCTCTCTCACCGGGAGCCAGTGAGAGGCTTCCGTCTTCATGTCCACAAGCGGCGAGGAAGTCCCGTTCAACCTGGCTGGGGGTGGCCGGGTCACCCGCGAGTGCAATGCAGCAAGCTTTACGCGAGATGAAGTCCGAGTTCGCCGCCGTGCTGGAAGTGAGCCAGGCAAGGGCGCTGTTTAAAGCGTCCGCATCGCCTCCCTGCCACAACAGCCCTTCTGCGCACAGCGCCGTATCCCCCATAGCGAGGCGGCTCCCCCATGAACCGTCTTCGTTCTGCTGTGATTCCACGAACTGCCTCGCCCTATCGATCATTGCGGGTACGTCGTCTCCGGAGGCGTTCGCGGCGGAACCGCCGTTGGCTATGAAGATGGAGAATGTGATAAAGGAGGATAGAAATATCAGTAACATGATAGTCTTCGCGGGTGACGCCTTCGAAACTACGCCCTTTGCCTTGAGCCCCATATGCCCTCCTTGGTACCCTGTAGCAGCCTCATACCCTGATTCAAAGAACGCCTCGAGGGTTATATCCCCAGATAAGAGCAAAGGCTAGTGCCGCAAGCCAAGATAGCGATGCCCTTGCTTTTAAGCCCTACCATACAATTTCGCATATTTTATCATTATAGGGGGGGGCGTACAACATGAACCAAAGCTATGGGAACGAAAAAGCGGGGAGCCGATATCGATCCGGGCCCCCCGCTATCTTGAACCAGCTATACTTCGAGCGCTCCTTTTGCGCTGGTGAGCCTGCCCTTCAGGCGCAGGATGGCCTTGGTGTGCATCTGGCACACCCGCGATTCGGTCACCCCCAGTACCTCCCCGATCTCCCGCAGGGTCAGTCCCTCGTAATAGTAGAGGCTGATGACGATCTTCTCGCGTTCCGGGAGGCGGTTGATGGCCTCCGCAAGGATCCTCTTCATCTCCTCTATCTCGTAGGTCTTGGAGGGGTCCTTCACCCGGGTGTCCTCCAGGGTGTCCACCAGGCTGACCTTGTCTCCCTTGTCTCCTCCCACGTTCCACAGCTCGTCCAGGGCTACCAGTGATATGAAACTCATCTGCTGCAGCAGCTGGTGGAACTCGTCCAGGGAGATACACATGTGCTTGGCCACCTCCTCGTCGCTGGGGAGGCGTTTGAGCTCGTTCTCCAGGGCGACGTAGGCCTTCTCCAGCTCCCTGGCCTTGAAGCGGATGGAGCGAGGCACCCAGTCGATGGAGCGCAACTCGTCGATGATGGCCCCCTTGATGCGGGCGATGGCGTAGGTCTCGAACTTTATCCCGCGGTCGGGGTCGTACTTCTCGATGGCGTCAATAAGGCCGAAAATGCCGTAACTGACCAGGTCCGCATATTCGATGTTCGGTGGGAGCCCCGAGGAAACCCTGCCCGCCACGTACTTGACCAGCGGAGCGTAGTTGAGGATGAGCTTCTCGCGTGATTCTTGTGACCCATCTTCCTTGAATTGTTTCCAGATGGTGCTGACGTCCTCTATACCTTCCAACCTCGCTCCTCTTTTATAGAAGTCCGCTGTGCTCAACATTCTCCTTATCTCGGTTTAAAGATGCTGCTCTTTTGCCGAGCATTACGCGCGGGGGTGGGTCCGGAAAAACACCTCTTTGAGCTGACCTTTGCTAAGATGAGTATATATCTGGGTAGTTGATAAATCAACGTGACCCAGCAGCTCCTGAACGGTTCTGAGGTCCGCTCCCCCCTGCAGCATATGGGTGGCGAAAGTATGGCGCAACGTGTGCGGGCTGATGCGTTTACCCCCTTCCAGACCGCGGAAAAAGCGGTCCACCACCCGGCGGACCCCACGGTCGCTGAGCCTACCCCCTTTCACGCTCAGGAAAACGGGGTCGCCTGCTTTCTCGCCCACCGTGTTGGAAGCCAGCACCGGCCTTTCCTTGGAGATGTACGACTCCAGCAGCTGCAGCGCGGTGTCGTGCACAGGCAGGACGCGCTCCTTTCGCCCCTTACCGAGAACCCTCACCTCCCCTCTCTTCAGATCGATGTCCTGCATATCCAGAGCGGCCAGCTCCCCTACGCGCATCCCCGTGGCGTAGAGCAGCTCGACTAGGGCCATGTCACGCAGCGAAGTGCGGTAGATGTGCAGACCCTGCCTGGTTTCCGCCTCGTCTATCTCCTCCTGACGCAGCACCCTGGGGAGCCTGCGGTCCCTTTGCGGCGGCGACAGTGCCGCCGCGGGATCGCTTTCCAGGTCTCCCCGCTGCACCAGGAAGCGGAAATAACCTCGTACCGCCGAGGACCTCCTCGCCACCGTGGAACGCGCATAACCCCTGGTCTGAAGGTTGGCGAGGTAGCGCCGCAGCAGGCGGTGGTTAACGTCACCGGGTCTGGTGACCCCGGCGCGGTCGCAGAACTCCTCGAAGAGACGCAGATCACCCTGGTATGCGCGGAGGGTCTCGGGGGACATGTTTCGCTCCACCGCGAGAGACCTCAGGTACTCATCCATCGTCTCGTGCATTGATTTCCCCTCGGTACAGAGCAAGCTGTTGAATTCTTATATAATTTTATATTAAAAGTGCTTATTGTCAATAGTTGAATTTATTGTGGTCAATATAATCTATTGTGGTTAAATTTACTTTTTCGGTAAGTGCGCGATTATCAGCCGCGCAGGCAGGGGTTGACGAGCAGACGGTAGCGGCCTCCCGGCTCCTCGGCCACCCACCCCCGCAGGAACATCGCGGTCATGCAGGCCAGGATCTCTCCCGGGGGCACCCCGGCAGCTGCCGCCAGACCGTCCAGGCCCCTGGGCCCTCCTTCCAGGACCCCGATGCAGAGCGATTCCAGCGGCGCCAGGGACTTGGCCCCCGCGGTCCCGTCGCCGCGAAGCTCCCGGGGCAAGCACGTGAAAGGCAGTTCCTCGCAGATGTCCTCGACCTCCATGACCAGCTTGGCCCCCTTCTGGATCAGCCGGTTGGCGCCCAGGGAGAGGGCGCTCCCGATGGGTCCCGGCACCGCCATGACCTCCCGGCCCTCCTCCAGGGCCATGTCCGCGGTGATCAGCGCCCCGCTCTTCTCCGACGCCTCCACCACCACCACGGCATGGGACATGCCGGCGA from Actinomycetota bacterium includes the following:
- the ispG gene encoding flavodoxin-dependent (E)-4-hydroxy-3-methylbut-2-enyl-diphosphate synthase, producing MTVRKLTRRVTIGDVPIGGGAPVSVQSMTNTSTEDAAATLEQIHHMAEAGCQIARVAVPNLKKDHMLQRTLRALSTIVAGSPLPVVADIHFDHSLALVALEAGVAGLRINPGNIGGEEKVGEVAEAAKKRGVPIRVGVNAGSLRRDILERHGHPTAEAMVESALEEIRVLERHDFYDIKVSVKASSVPLTIEAYRLLSEAVDYPLHVGVSEAGPQWSGTIRSAVGIGALLAEGIGDTIRVSLAGDPVEEVRAGLAILKSLELTHRGPDIVACPTCARSRIDVAAIATELEQRLAHVKAPLRIAVMGCAVNGPGEAREADLGVAGGRNRGLLFRAGRPAGWYPKGDILKVLLEEVEKMASEQGEKEGS
- a CDS encoding M50 family metallopeptidase → MGDVIHWVLVFLIYFFSALGVVIFLVITHELGHYTASRLAGVKCPEFFIGFGPRIWSTRRGDTEFGIKWILAGGYVKVLGMNPEEQISPEDFPHSYKGVSYLKRFWIIFSGSLVHVLLALLIMFFAIWLIGYPSEEKASSTLSSVGQYMDETETQETPAYLAGLQEGDTILAMNGQEVSDWDEVASFIKEHPGEEVTLLIERDGQKMELQAVLAVKDDGTGYLGVSPMPYMEEYSFFGAIAKTGEWWLKTTADVARNFSKLFSPSTFKQLFGMSPPTQERPQTVVGITYSAGQLLDAGVFYLLYLLAIVCLFLAYINLLPLPPLDGGHLAVLLYERITGREVDMRKLYPVAVAVLAFFGILFLLTLRLDIMNLFNPIP
- a CDS encoding 1-deoxy-D-xylulose-5-phosphate reductoisomerase gives rise to the protein MSKKIETRGLAILGSTGSIGTQALEVVDAHPDRLRVVAMTAHSNVELLEEQARKYRPALVCVVLEEAAARLRERLAGTAIEVAAGAESLLEAAAYPLADTVLNGIVGSAGLPPTLAALGAGKRLALANKESMVAGGDLVLEALQAGGELIPVDSEHGAVFHCLRGENISEVENIVLTASGGPFFGRSRRELAQVSVDDALAHPTWSMGRKITIDSATLMNKGLEVIEAHFLFGVPYDRIKVVAHPQSVVHSLVEFRDGSLSAQLSVPDMRLPIALALSYPERWGPPFKRTDMASVESLSFGAIDTDTFRCLALAYRAGRQGGLAPAVLNAANEVAVGAFLAGRIGFMGIERVIEKTLDGFEPAGARTLEDVQRAEVWARSKAEAAAVEA
- a CDS encoding EthD domain-containing protein, translating into MTKPVYCVRKRSDLTDEEFHDYWLNQHGPLVVRLAPVMQLKRYVQSHTMTLDLHEIVKATRALKDHYDGLAELWREDIDTFIGAYSSPEGMDADAALREDEAKFIDFSDWFPCPAGNGSRALRAWISPRRPRPHAQFQYKKSPEEPP
- a CDS encoding UPF0236 family transposase-like protein; translated protein: MSDLSQLISRLVEENDDFNDLEDGLIKELFEVGRKVLRGILEHVDAELMKSRAESLRHLGVRERTVLTRLGVLRIKRRYYRERGAVHLFTLYLRRQEKGKL
- a CDS encoding phosphatidate cytidylyltransferase; the encoded protein is MAAEEMNGPGGGNRSSLASRFAGFAIRVVSAVVLVLIIVILLWWGEIPFTVGIALIAFGGLWEFYSTFSKHDYKPAMVLSMAVGSAFPVIAFFLRDSQDLAPMSLALALYVPVLFAWCIFRRGSESPTTDISVSLLGVVMVGFCLAHFVLMLGLDQGIPWTVPFTVIVLVWVSDAVAYLAGSALGRHKMAPRISPGKSWEGFIAGTAAVFIAACVLYLTVNRDWLSLGVAMELAAIVCVFAPLGDLSESTVKRELGIKDMSSLIPGHGGIMDRFDSMFFTAAVTYYFLRYFIFKI
- the frr gene encoding ribosome recycling factor; its protein translation is MKKAVEHVRDDFASVRTGRASASLLNRVSVNYYGAPTPLNQIASIAVPEPTLLVVSPYDKSVIEDVEKAIHQADLGVNPVSDGNVIRLPIPKLTEERRKEMTKSVRAKAEEGRVAIRNVRRDVIEDLRAFEKEHEITKDDLHRGQEEVQKLTDRFISETDDMLKVKEKELMEV
- the pyrH gene encoding UMP kinase, translated to MADHREARPRFKRALIKLSGEAFMGGRDFGIDPGTVNVIADELVAVNDLGVQTAIVVGGGNIFRGMAASARGMDRAAADYVGMLATVMNALALQDALEKKGVFTRVQSAIEMQSIAEPYIRRRAIRHLEKGRIVIFAAGTGNPYFTTDTTAALRALEIGAEAILKATRVDGVFDSDPLLNPEAVMYTSLDYIEVLQQGLRVMDATAVSLCMDNCLPIIVFNMTVPGNITRALCGERIGTIVASDLREGG
- the tsf gene encoding translation elongation factor Ts, whose amino-acid sequence is MEINAAQVKELRETTGAGIMDCKQALQESGGDSEKAVRILREKGLAGAQKKAGRIAADGIIDAYIHLNNRIGVLLEVNCETDFVARNEDFRAMVHDIAMHIAASKPLYVSADEVPEEVLAEEREINRSRALKEGKPENVVDKIVEGRMKKYYEEVCLLDQPFVKDPDITIGELVKRTIAAVGENVVVKRFARFQVGESTGE